A genomic stretch from Thermoprotei archaeon includes:
- the rimI gene encoding ribosomal protein S18-alanine N-acetyltransferase: MIRIGDYIVRNATPDDIMSVININLRTLPENYTTEFFYIHLRDYPDLFYVAELNGSIVGYIMCRLEYGISDFSKRIPKPARKGHVISIAVLPEHRRKGLGRMLMKMSIESMKKRGTDEVYLEVRVTNEPAITLYKSLGFVIVRRIHGYYSDGEDAYVMSLNLKNLLS; encoded by the coding sequence TTGATTAGGATCGGGGATTACATTGTAAGGAATGCAACGCCCGATGATATAATGTCAGTAATAAACATCAACTTAAGGACATTACCAGAAAATTACACAACAGAATTTTTCTATATCCATTTAAGGGATTATCCGGATCTCTTTTATGTCGCTGAACTTAATGGCTCCATAGTAGGTTATATAATGTGCAGATTAGAATACGGCATATCAGATTTTTCTAAGCGTATACCTAAACCAGCTAGAAAAGGTCATGTAATATCTATAGCAGTACTGCCAGAACACAGACGTAAAGGATTAGGACGGATGTTGATGAAAATGTCAATAGAAAGTATGAAAAAAAGAGGAACAGATGAGGTTTATTTAGAGGTAAGAGTCACAAATGAACCAGCGATAACACTCTATAAATCGTTAGGATTCGTAATAGTTCGCCGAATACATGGTTATTATTCTGATGGTGAAGACGCTTATGTTATGTCACTCAACCTAAAAAATTTATTATCATAA
- the thsA gene encoding thermosome subunit alpha: MAESASVSGIPVLILKEGTKRTIGREAHDVNIAAAKALAEALKTSLGPRGMDKMLVDSLGDITITGDGATILKEMEVQHPAAKMLVEVAKAQDSEVGDGTTTVVILAGELLKKAEELLAQNIHPTLIIDGYRKTMEYILSELDRIAIKVNPEDVEMLKKTAITSIYSKSLGEYREKVAEIAAKAILKVAEKEVNEKGSVKYKVDLDNIKIEKRKGKSIEETELIDGIVLDKEVVHPGMPKLIRNAKIAVINAPLEIEKPEMSAKINITSPEQMKAFLDEETKVLQKMVEKIAASGANVLICQKGIDDVAQYLLKKKGIMAVRRVKESDMEKVAKATGARIVTNIDDLSPKDLGEAGLIEERIVAEEKMLFIEQCKNPKAVTILVRGASELILDEAERSIHDALSVCRNVLQTGKLVAGGGAAEIELAIRARDFANKLSGKEQLAAQKFAEALEIIPIILAETSGLEPIDALVELRALHAKGETVYGVDALKGKIDDMVKLNILDPMNVKAQAIKAATEVAIMILRIDDIIAASPKKEEKKEGEAGKGMGEYGGLY; the protein is encoded by the coding sequence ATGGCAGAATCTGCGTCTGTATCTGGTATTCCTGTGTTAATTTTGAAAGAGGGAACGAAACGAACGATTGGTAGAGAAGCGCATGATGTAAATATAGCAGCAGCAAAAGCGTTAGCAGAGGCACTAAAAACATCATTAGGACCAAGAGGTATGGATAAAATGCTCGTAGATAGTCTTGGTGATATAACAATAACTGGAGATGGAGCAACAATACTAAAGGAGATGGAAGTACAGCATCCAGCAGCAAAAATGTTAGTAGAGGTTGCTAAAGCACAAGACAGTGAAGTTGGAGATGGAACAACAACGGTTGTAATATTAGCAGGTGAGTTATTGAAAAAAGCTGAAGAACTATTGGCACAAAATATTCATCCAACGCTTATAATTGATGGTTATAGGAAAACAATGGAATATATTCTCTCAGAATTAGATAGAATAGCCATAAAAGTAAATCCAGAAGATGTTGAGATGTTGAAAAAAACCGCCATCACATCAATCTACAGTAAGTCTTTAGGTGAATACAGAGAAAAAGTAGCTGAAATTGCTGCCAAGGCTATATTAAAGGTAGCTGAAAAGGAAGTCAATGAAAAAGGAAGTGTAAAATACAAAGTCGATCTAGATAATATAAAAATCGAGAAAAGAAAAGGTAAATCTATAGAAGAGACGGAGTTAATAGATGGCATAGTATTAGATAAAGAAGTAGTTCATCCAGGAATGCCAAAACTCATCAGAAATGCAAAAATTGCAGTGATTAACGCTCCATTAGAGATAGAGAAGCCAGAGATGAGCGCTAAAATCAATATCACCAGCCCAGAACAGATGAAAGCGTTCCTAGATGAGGAAACAAAAGTACTACAAAAAATGGTTGAAAAAATAGCCGCCAGCGGCGCTAATGTATTAATTTGTCAAAAAGGAATAGATGATGTGGCACAATACTTGCTAAAGAAGAAGGGCATAATGGCTGTGCGGAGGGTTAAAGAATCAGACATGGAGAAAGTTGCAAAGGCGACTGGTGCTAGAATAGTTACCAATATAGATGACCTTTCACCAAAAGACCTAGGAGAAGCCGGATTAATAGAAGAAAGAATAGTTGCGGAAGAGAAAATGCTCTTCATTGAACAATGCAAGAACCCCAAAGCTGTAACAATATTAGTGAGGGGTGCATCGGAACTAATACTCGATGAGGCGGAAAGATCAATACATGACGCTTTATCAGTATGCAGAAATGTACTACAAACAGGAAAACTTGTTGCTGGTGGTGGTGCAGCAGAAATAGAGCTTGCGATACGTGCACGTGATTTCGCCAATAAATTAAGTGGAAAAGAACAACTTGCTGCTCAGAAATTTGCAGAAGCATTAGAGATCATACCAATAATATTAGCTGAAACATCAGGACTTGAACCAATAGATGCATTAGTAGAGTTAAGAGCACTACACGCAAAGGGCGAGACAGTATATGGTGTCGATGCACTGAAAGGTAAGATAGATGATATGGTGAAATTAAACATTTTGGACCCAATGAACGTTAAAGCGCAAGCAATCAAAGCAGCGACAGAGGTGGCAATAATGATACTAAGAATTGATGACATAATCGCTGCATCACCAAAGAAAGAAGAGAAGAAGGAAGGAGAAGCAGGTAAAGGCATGGGCGAATACGGCGGACTCTATTGA
- a CDS encoding transposase — protein sequence MEAVKSYRIPVDVPKDLIEEYFKVKQKALDAIFSHVKISKKAHLNLKAEDRKRLRDELLREWKYSKHYVDSAMNSVIGLVKGWITLYNRGRAKEPPKITKRTVYIKSTLFSFRNGILRISIEPNKRYLEVDLRKCSWIPKDFDKVGGLLMTEKELIIVIKKEVELKAEGWASFDVNLTNITAFIDGKIERYDLRWLYHIHRVYEVKRQRIQKLSKIKPLTSKRLLEKYSRREGNRAKDFMHKLTTHIAGELKEKNCGAILENLKGIKGRILNGSRKNNRKLSKWSARAFQFMLEYKLKWLNLPVKYVSPANSSKTCPVCSGSMASYLGRIMRCEKCGLTMDRDVVAVLNLQMRGEGFSPRALNEIIEGEGLSRNENSNSLCIPT from the coding sequence ATGGAAGCAGTTAAGAGCTACAGGATCCCAGTAGATGTTCCAAAAGATTTAATCGAAGAATACTTCAAAGTTAAGCAGAAGGCTTTAGACGCAATCTTCTCGCACGTTAAAATTTCTAAGAAGGCTCACCTCAACTTGAAAGCTGAGGATAGGAAAAGGCTTAGGGATGAATTGCTACGGGAGTGGAAATACTCAAAGCATTACGTTGATTCAGCAATGAACTCCGTCATCGGATTGGTTAAGGGCTGGATAACGCTCTACAATAGGGGGAGGGCGAAGGAGCCTCCTAAGATAACTAAGAGGACAGTCTACATTAAGAGCACGCTCTTCAGCTTCAGAAACGGCATACTGAGGATAAGCATTGAACCGAACAAGCGGTATCTTGAGGTCGACTTAAGAAAGTGTTCGTGGATCCCAAAAGACTTTGATAAAGTCGGTGGGCTACTTATGACTGAGAAGGAGTTAATAATCGTGATTAAAAAGGAAGTGGAGCTAAAAGCGGAAGGTTGGGCTTCCTTCGATGTGAACTTAACGAACATAACAGCATTCATAGACGGGAAGATAGAGCGCTATGACTTGAGGTGGCTTTACCACATTCATAGAGTTTATGAGGTAAAGCGACAGAGGATACAAAAGTTATCTAAGATTAAGCCTCTAACATCAAAGAGACTATTAGAGAAATACTCTAGACGTGAGGGGAATAGAGCTAAAGACTTCATGCACAAACTAACCACGCACATTGCGGGGGAGCTCAAGGAGAAGAACTGCGGAGCGATACTTGAAAACCTGAAAGGTATAAAGGGGCGAATCCTCAACGGCTCGAGGAAAAATAATAGAAAGCTCTCGAAGTGGAGCGCAAGAGCATTTCAGTTCATGCTCGAATACAAGCTTAAATGGCTTAATTTACCAGTGAAATACGTTAGCCCAGCCAACTCATCTAAAACCTGCCCAGTCTGCTCAGGAAGCATGGCTTCCTATCTGGGCAGGATAATGAGATGCGAAAAGTGCGGGTTAACGATGGATAGGGATGTTGTAGCGGTGTTGAACCTTCAGATGCGGGGAGAAGGGTTCTCCCCGAGAGCCCTCAATGAAATAATCGAGGGGGAAGGGTTAAGTAGGAATGAAAATAGCAATTCACTATGCATTCCTACTTAA
- a CDS encoding alcohol dehydrogenase catalytic domain-containing protein produces the protein MKAMLLYKPAPIETRPLRYEETKLPIINDNEILMRVKACGVCRSNLHMIEGDWIDVGVPAKLPIIPGHEVVGIVEEVGKNVKNVHVGERVGVQPLYDTCDECEYCLSGRENLCIKAQITGETVDGGYAEYMKAVARHVYKIPDNLRDDEAAPLFCPGVTAYRAVKLSDASPGKVVGIFGVGGVGHIAIQFAKLSGAKVVAVSRSRDHLKIAEEVGAHYVVSPLEEDPIKVFKSVGFADTSIVFAPSDDVIQQAMQVTKKGGIIVIGVRGNIHNFKFYAEHIIKGSVIGSRAEMRAVLKIASQGDIKIKVENHNLIEANDVLYKLKRNEVRGRAVLLP, from the coding sequence ATGAAAGCTATGCTTTTATATAAACCTGCACCAATTGAAACACGTCCATTGCGGTATGAAGAAACGAAACTGCCTATCATTAATGATAATGAAATTTTAATGAGGGTAAAGGCGTGTGGGGTTTGTAGGTCTAATTTGCATATGATTGAAGGTGATTGGATTGATGTAGGGGTTCCTGCAAAATTGCCCATTATTCCAGGTCATGAGGTTGTTGGAATTGTTGAAGAAGTTGGTAAAAACGTTAAAAATGTTCATGTTGGTGAACGTGTTGGTGTGCAACCACTTTATGATACATGTGATGAATGTGAATATTGTTTAAGTGGCAGAGAAAATTTGTGCATAAAAGCGCAAATTACTGGTGAGACTGTTGATGGCGGTTATGCAGAATATATGAAAGCTGTCGCCCGGCATGTGTACAAAATACCGGATAATTTGCGTGATGATGAAGCTGCACCACTTTTCTGTCCTGGAGTTACAGCTTACAGAGCTGTGAAATTAAGTGACGCCTCACCAGGCAAAGTGGTCGGTATATTTGGTGTGGGAGGAGTAGGACATATTGCAATACAGTTTGCTAAACTTTCTGGTGCGAAAGTTGTAGCTGTTAGTAGAAGCAGAGATCACCTTAAAATAGCTGAAGAGGTTGGCGCTCATTATGTTGTTTCACCATTAGAAGAGGATCCTATAAAAGTATTCAAGAGTGTTGGGTTTGCTGATACATCTATTGTATTCGCACCTTCTGATGATGTAATACAACAAGCTATGCAAGTTACTAAAAAAGGAGGTATCATAGTGATAGGTGTACGTGGAAACATTCATAACTTCAAATTCTATGCCGAACACATCATTAAAGGAAGCGTGATAGGTAGCAGAGCAGAAATGCGAGCAGTTCTAAAGATAGCTTCTCAAGGTGATATAAAGATAAAGGTTGAAAATCATAACCTCATAGAAGCAAACGATGTACTTTATAAACTTAAGAGAAATGAAGTTAGAGGACGAGCTGTATTACTTCCATAA
- a CDS encoding Lrp/AsnC family transcriptional regulator, whose protein sequence is MSNSSFQKEEISDLEKDVIMALEYDFPFTETPYIDIASKLNIPFTTMIDISRKLINAGIIKRIGFNVNYKAFNKVAALVAVRAHGETLDKLKSILKSDKEVTHNYVRNHPYYNVWFVTKRKSVKELLNDTVNIMKNLRLTNDDYLILLGKRTYKLSVKFDVKNGVSWSQPDLLPEKIPSIEEFNISKEMIKELARGIPLEERPYKSFAIKYGLKENEIVSILHELYLKRVIRNVGATLEGSRAGILYDGMVVLKGDEKVCEKIALNIPEATHVVYRVPLNGEWEYPAYFMTHARTKEQIERIARDANNITGASGYMVLYSLENLKPSYHVIE, encoded by the coding sequence ATGTCTAATAGCAGTTTTCAGAAAGAGGAGATCAGTGATCTTGAGAAAGATGTGATAATGGCACTTGAATACGATTTTCCGTTTACTGAAACACCTTACATTGATATAGCTTCAAAGCTTAATATTCCATTTACTACTATGATCGATATTTCTAGGAAATTAATCAATGCTGGTATTATAAAGAGGATAGGATTTAACGTAAATTACAAAGCTTTTAACAAGGTTGCGGCGTTGGTTGCTGTGAGAGCCCATGGAGAAACTCTAGATAAATTAAAGTCCATTCTAAAATCTGATAAAGAAGTCACTCACAATTATGTGCGAAATCACCCCTATTACAATGTTTGGTTTGTTACTAAAAGAAAGAGTGTTAAGGAATTGTTAAACGACACTGTTAATATCATGAAGAATCTGAGACTAACTAATGATGATTATCTCATTTTGCTTGGTAAGAGAACATATAAATTATCTGTTAAGTTTGATGTAAAAAACGGGGTTTCATGGAGCCAGCCAGATTTATTACCTGAAAAAATACCAAGCATTGAAGAGTTCAACATAAGTAAAGAAATGATTAAAGAGCTAGCCAGAGGCATACCTCTTGAAGAAAGACCTTATAAGAGCTTTGCTATAAAATATGGTCTTAAGGAGAATGAAATAGTCTCAATCCTTCACGAACTCTACTTAAAACGTGTTATCAGAAACGTCGGAGCAACTTTAGAAGGGTCGCGTGCTGGCATACTTTATGATGGCATGGTCGTGCTGAAAGGTGATGAGAAAGTATGTGAGAAAATAGCCTTGAATATTCCTGAGGCCACTCATGTAGTATATAGAGTGCCACTTAACGGAGAATGGGAATATCCAGCATATTTTATGACACATGCCAGAACAAAAGAGCAAATCGAACGTATTGCAAGAGATGCTAATAATATTACTGGCGCTAGCGGTTACATGGTACTCTATAGCCTTGAAAATTTAAAACCATCCTATCATGTTATTGAATAA
- a CDS encoding transposase, whose translation MEAIKSYRVPVEAPKDLIEEYFKVKQKALDAIFSHVKISKKAHLNLKAEDRRELRDELLKDWRFSKHYVDSAMNSVIGLVKGWITLYNRGKAEGKPEITKKTVYIKSTLFSFRNGILRISIEPNKRYLEVDLRKCSWIPKDFDKVGGLLMTESELVIVIKKEVELKAEGWASFDVNLTNITAFIDGKIERYDLRELYHIHRVYEVKRQRIQKLMKFKPKTSKKLLKKYSKREKNRAKDFMHKLTTQVAGELKEKNCGAILENLKGIKGRILNGSRKNNRKLSKWNARMFQFMLEYKLKWLDLPTKYVNPANSSKTCPVCSGSMASYLGRIMRCKECGLTMDRDIIAVLNLQMRGIGFTQRALNELIEREGLSKNENNNSLCIPT comes from the coding sequence ATGGAAGCAATTAAGAGCTACAGGGTCCCAGTAGAAGCTCCGAAGGATTTAATCGAAGAATACTTCAAAGTTAAGCAGAAGGCTTTAGATGCGATATTCTCACACGTTAAAATTTCTAAGAAGGCTCACCTTAACTTGAAAGCTGAGGATAGGAGAGAGCTTAGAGATGAGTTGCTGAAAGACTGGAGGTTTTCAAAGCATTATGTTGATTCAGCAATGAACTCCGTCATAGGGCTTGTTAAGGGCTGGATAACGCTCTACAATAGGGGGAAAGCTGAAGGTAAGCCTGAGATAACTAAAAAAACCGTTTACATTAAGAGCACGCTCTTCAGCTTCAGAAACGGCATACTGAGGATAAGCATTGAACCGAACAAGCGGTATCTTGAGGTCGACTTAAGAAAGTGTTCGTGGATCCCAAAAGACTTTGATAAAGTCGGTGGGCTACTTATGACTGAAAGTGAACTGGTAATCGTGATTAAAAAGGAAGTGGAGCTAAAAGCGGAAGGTTGGGCTTCCTTCGATGTGAACTTAACGAACATAACAGCATTCATAGACGGGAAGATAGAGCGCTATGACTTAAGAGAGCTCTACCACATTCACAGAGTTTATGAGGTTAAAAGACAGAGGATACAAAAACTCATGAAGTTTAAGCCGAAGACCTCTAAAAAACTCCTCAAAAAGTACTCTAAACGTGAGAAGAATAGAGCTAAAGACTTCATGCACAAGTTAACCACACAGGTTGCGGGGGAGCTCAAGGAGAAGAACTGCGGAGCAATACTTGAAAACCTGAAAGGTATAAAGGGGCGAATCCTCAACGGCTCAAGAAAAAATAACAGAAAGCTCTCAAAGTGGAATGCGAGGATGTTCCAGTTCATGCTCGAATACAAGCTGAAGTGGCTTGATTTACCAACAAAATACGTTAACCCAGCTAACTCATCTAAAACCTGCCCAGTCTGCTCAGGAAGCATGGCTTCCTATCTGGGCAGGATAATGAGGTGCAAAGAATGCGGGCTAACAATGGATAGAGATATCATAGCGGTGTTGAACCTTCAGATGCGGGGAATTGGGTTCACCCAAAGAGCCCTCAACGAATTAATCGAGAGGGAAGGGTTAAGTAAGAATGAAAATAACAATTCACTATGCATTCCTACTTAA
- a CDS encoding TldD/PmbA family protein codes for MSLREIPKKFTQILRKNGAEDVVSLLLVEDVRTIRYANNQPTTIYNINRSELDVYVGFSKRVFVGGLEDLSDQALENFAERIMTSIKYSKQSEEYAPLPSGTFKYRPKPRPDKRLLNLDDKELVGFVERVINTSLEYGAKRNAGILNLKRFKIFLNTSTGIETFDDIWRIELSNRAFADSDVTGHWVSCASSIDNFNPEEVGKISAELAKMSMNARSIEPGKYDTLFGPMIFANLVSDYGSAASAFAVDSGFSFFANKIGQKVASDIFTLIDDGTLESPVITRRFDDEGLPTRKNVIVEDGVLKTYLHNTKTGMKYKTNSTSNAGWISPHAWSFIVKPGDLREEEAIKEMKKGVYVTNSWYHRYQNYIQGDFSAILRDAAFYVENGEIKYPIRGLRLSDNMLRIFSNIQALGNKQHTILWWEVQTPTLVPVAIVKDVNYTKSVK; via the coding sequence ATGAGCTTAAGAGAAATACCCAAGAAATTTACACAAATTCTTAGAAAGAATGGTGCTGAAGATGTAGTGTCGTTGTTACTTGTTGAAGATGTGAGAACCATTAGATATGCAAACAATCAACCAACAACAATCTACAATATTAACAGGTCAGAGTTAGATGTATATGTAGGATTTTCTAAAAGAGTATTCGTTGGTGGACTAGAGGATCTTTCAGATCAGGCATTAGAGAATTTTGCTGAAAGAATTATGACTTCCATAAAGTATTCAAAGCAGTCAGAAGAATATGCACCATTACCAAGTGGAACATTTAAATACAGACCAAAGCCAAGACCTGATAAAAGGTTACTTAATCTAGACGATAAAGAGTTGGTAGGATTTGTGGAGAGAGTAATAAATACCAGTTTAGAGTATGGGGCGAAAAGGAATGCAGGGATTTTAAACTTAAAACGTTTTAAGATTTTCCTAAACACGAGTACTGGTATAGAGACCTTTGATGATATATGGAGGATAGAATTAAGTAATAGAGCATTTGCAGATTCTGATGTTACTGGACACTGGGTGTCATGTGCATCATCGATAGATAACTTTAATCCTGAAGAGGTAGGTAAAATTTCTGCAGAGTTGGCTAAGATGTCGATGAATGCGAGAAGCATAGAACCAGGTAAATACGATACTCTCTTTGGTCCTATGATATTTGCAAACTTAGTATCAGATTATGGATCGGCTGCTTCAGCTTTTGCTGTGGATTCTGGTTTTTCATTCTTTGCAAACAAAATAGGTCAAAAAGTTGCATCAGATATATTCACACTCATTGATGATGGAACTCTAGAATCTCCTGTCATCACACGAAGATTTGACGATGAAGGGTTACCTACGAGAAAAAATGTGATAGTGGAGGATGGTGTCTTAAAAACTTATTTGCACAACACTAAAACCGGAATGAAATATAAAACTAATTCTACAAGCAACGCAGGATGGATTTCACCACACGCGTGGAGTTTTATAGTTAAACCTGGGGACCTTAGAGAGGAGGAGGCCATCAAAGAAATGAAGAAAGGGGTCTATGTAACCAATAGTTGGTACCATAGATACCAAAACTATATTCAAGGGGATTTCTCAGCCATACTAAGGGATGCCGCATTCTATGTAGAAAATGGTGAAATCAAATATCCCATAAGAGGATTAAGATTAAGTGATAATATGCTCAGAATTTTTAGTAATATACAGGCATTAGGTAACAAACAACACACAATATTATGGTGGGAAGTGCAAACACCAACTTTAGTACCAGTAGCGATAGTAAAAGATGTAAATTACACTAAATCAGTTAAGTGA
- a CDS encoding flavin reductase family protein, whose protein sequence is MVWSEVDRSKSIHFLYPLQSVVITSAWGNFIDAMVAVWSIPLSYNPPLVGIAIAPERFSYRLITNSGAFAVNLLPFEYSENVNYLGSFSGRYVRDKISRAKLTIMPGKKLKVPVIAEASGVAECAVKRQIELGDHDLFVGEVIIAYADERFDNYWKLELFKPLLYHGTLLTNGTKRIYVTIDPHAIQLPYEQGPEKRSKDLNRILEIAKELKDKNQLDKLIEQASKELEIDPEDVKLLVEQLRRNGKIKI, encoded by the coding sequence ATGGTATGGAGTGAAGTTGATAGGAGTAAGAGTATACATTTTTTATATCCTTTACAATCTGTAGTAATAACATCGGCGTGGGGTAATTTTATAGATGCAATGGTCGCAGTTTGGAGTATACCATTATCATATAATCCTCCTCTTGTAGGCATCGCTATAGCTCCTGAACGATTTAGTTATAGATTAATTACAAACTCTGGAGCATTTGCTGTAAACTTGTTACCGTTTGAATATTCTGAAAACGTAAACTATTTAGGCAGTTTTTCAGGAAGATACGTGAGAGATAAGATCTCTAGGGCAAAATTAACTATCATGCCTGGTAAAAAACTAAAAGTACCAGTAATTGCAGAAGCATCTGGAGTGGCAGAATGCGCAGTTAAAAGGCAAATAGAACTTGGTGATCATGATCTTTTCGTTGGTGAAGTCATTATTGCATACGCTGATGAACGTTTTGACAATTACTGGAAGCTAGAACTATTCAAACCTCTCCTTTACCACGGCACATTACTTACAAATGGAACTAAGAGGATTTACGTCACGATTGATCCTCATGCAATACAATTACCTTATGAACAAGGTCCGGAGAAAAGAAGCAAAGATCTAAATAGAATACTTGAAATCGCTAAAGAACTCAAGGACAAAAATCAATTAGATAAACTAATTGAACAAGCATCTAAAGAACTCGAAATAGACCCAGAAGATGTAAAATTATTAGTTGAACAGCTACGAAGAAACGGAAAAATAAAAATTTAG
- a CDS encoding TldD/PmbA family protein: MISLEDITKYVVEYALRQNITFVEVRFENNVENSILLKNGTVDGIALTSTKGIGVRVLVDGALGFSSTNMLDKENIRRTIRNAIKLAKASAMIRKQSIKFSEEKTVKTAWSAPWGINFTNIGIEEKINLLQEIDKTIISKEGDVKFPTRFISYSDRITTKYYVNSEGTEIRSEVPRIGMFYVVSAFEPSKGIVQRANQLGGSGGWELVKNWNLIKKIEEESLILKRVLLESKPLRMQRMDVILGSEVVGLICHESSGHPSEADRILGREGAQAGESYISLDKIGTRIGSEHVTIIEDPTLPGSYGFYLYDDEGVQARRRYLVKEGIINELLTNRETAAILGTKSNGSARAMDYNYEPIIRMSNTFFQPGDYSFEELVEDVKFGVYVKNFMEWNIDDRRWNQRYVGLESYIIENGEINGLAKNPVIEVTTQGMFSSVDAVGKELNFDAATCGKGDPMQGVPVWTGGPDIRVRDLLVGVRE, from the coding sequence GTGATCTCCTTGGAGGATATTACGAAATATGTTGTTGAATACGCATTACGACAGAATATAACATTCGTTGAAGTACGTTTTGAGAATAATGTAGAGAATAGCATACTTTTAAAGAATGGGACTGTTGATGGTATAGCATTAACTTCTACTAAAGGAATTGGTGTGAGAGTGTTAGTTGATGGTGCATTAGGTTTCTCGTCAACAAACATGCTTGATAAAGAAAATATTAGGAGAACTATTAGAAATGCTATAAAGCTTGCCAAAGCATCAGCTATGATAAGAAAGCAATCCATAAAATTTTCTGAAGAAAAGACTGTCAAAACGGCTTGGAGTGCCCCATGGGGTATCAATTTTACGAATATAGGTATTGAAGAAAAGATTAATCTTTTGCAAGAAATTGATAAAACAATAATCTCCAAAGAGGGTGATGTGAAATTCCCAACACGATTCATCTCGTACTCTGATAGGATAACTACAAAATATTATGTTAATTCAGAAGGGACAGAAATTCGATCAGAAGTACCAAGAATTGGAATGTTTTATGTGGTATCTGCATTCGAACCTTCAAAGGGAATTGTTCAACGGGCGAATCAATTAGGTGGTTCAGGAGGATGGGAACTAGTAAAAAATTGGAATTTAATAAAGAAAATCGAAGAAGAATCATTAATATTAAAACGTGTTCTTTTAGAGAGCAAACCGCTGAGAATGCAACGTATGGATGTGATATTAGGCAGCGAAGTGGTAGGATTAATATGCCATGAATCTTCTGGTCATCCAAGTGAAGCAGATAGAATACTTGGAAGAGAGGGAGCTCAAGCTGGTGAATCTTACATATCGTTAGATAAGATTGGGACTCGAATAGGTAGCGAACATGTTACGATCATTGAAGACCCTACATTACCCGGATCCTATGGATTTTATTTATATGATGATGAAGGAGTGCAAGCAAGGAGACGTTATTTAGTTAAGGAGGGAATAATAAATGAACTACTCACAAATAGAGAGACTGCCGCAATACTTGGAACCAAAAGTAATGGTTCTGCTAGGGCAATGGATTACAATTATGAACCAATAATAAGAATGAGCAATACATTCTTTCAACCAGGCGACTATAGTTTTGAAGAACTAGTAGAAGATGTGAAATTTGGTGTTTATGTGAAAAACTTTATGGAATGGAATATAGATGATAGAAGATGGAATCAAAGATACGTAGGTCTTGAGTCATATATCATAGAAAACGGTGAGATCAATGGATTAGCAAAAAATCCTGTAATTGAAGTAACAACACAAGGTATGTTCAGCAGTGTAGATGCTGTAGGAAAAGAATTAAATTTTGATGCAGCAACCTGTGGAAAAGGTGATCCAATGCAAGGTGTTCCAGTCTGGACAGGAGGACCAGATATAAGAGTAAGAGATTTGCTAGTTGGGGTGAGAGAATGA
- a CDS encoding DNA-directed RNA polymerase subunit K — translation MSTAQTSETALKEKKTGSRKKEKEVKERIIGPPRLTRFEKARILGARATQLAMGAPPLVEVPPNVKNPLDIAKLELEKGVLPLVIKRKLPNGKSMYIQASELLKLKEIWRPLAYKIIKSEKSKS, via the coding sequence ATGAGCACTGCACAAACATCAGAGACCGCGCTTAAGGAAAAGAAAACAGGCTCACGTAAGAAAGAGAAAGAAGTGAAAGAGAGAATAATTGGGCCTCCTCGCCTTACACGTTTTGAAAAAGCACGAATATTAGGAGCTCGTGCAACACAATTAGCAATGGGCGCACCTCCATTAGTGGAGGTGCCTCCTAATGTAAAAAATCCCTTGGATATCGCAAAATTAGAGCTCGAAAAGGGTGTTCTTCCTCTAGTGATAAAACGTAAATTGCCAAATGGAAAATCAATGTACATCCAAGCAAGTGAACTATTAAAATTAAAAGAGATTTGGAGACCACTGGCCTATAAAATAATAAAAAGTGAAAAATCCAAAAGTTAA
- a CDS encoding helix-turn-helix domain-containing protein, whose product MSGDYEELLRPKDAAKIFNISVKTLWKWQRKGIIRAVKLPTGKLRYPRSEVERLWKQLRATGSQ is encoded by the coding sequence ATGTCTGGAGATTACGAAGAACTGCTTAGACCAAAGGATGCTGCAAAGATATTCAACATCTCAGTTAAAACGCTCTGGAAGTGGCAAAGGAAAGGCATTATTAGAGCAGTTAAACTCCCAACTGGCAAGCTCCGCTACCCGAGGAGCGAAGTTGAAAGATTATGGAAGCAATTAAGAGCTACAGGGTCCCAGTAG